The Solea senegalensis isolate Sse05_10M linkage group LG4, IFAPA_SoseM_1, whole genome shotgun sequence genome includes a region encoding these proteins:
- the vstm2l gene encoding V-set and transmembrane domain-containing protein 2-like protein yields MGTFGVLVGILHYAGLYLQLNAAVNVGHNKVDNHVSGNALFTEVPHDITKQSGEDVEMACSFRGAGSPSHALEIQWWYIKDWREKSAQITNYVVPLEEKSKDATKISVVKVAGSNISHKLRLSSVKPSDEGTYECRVIDFSGPVAQDHRVRAYLQVEPESSQGQDDIKLQGHRSHSHPETVGRELRRRSTDSTTDCNESCVL; encoded by the exons ATGGGCACCTTTGGAGTGTTAGTGGGGATTTTACACTATGCGGGACTTTACCTTCAACTTAACGCAGCTGTCAACGTCGGCCACAATAAGGTGGATAATCACGTCAGTGGAAACG CTCTTTTCACAGAGGTACCACACGACATCACGAAACAGAGCGGCGAAGATGTAGAGATGGCTTGTTCCTTCCGAGGGGCGGGCTCTCCCTCCCACGCCCTGGAGATCCAGTGGTGGTACATCAAGGACTGGAGAGAGAAGTCAGCGCAGATCACTAACTAT GTTGTTCCACTGGAGGAGAAGTCCAAAGATGCCACCAAAATTAGC GTTGTAAAAGTGGCCGGCAGCAACATCTCCCACAAGCTTCGTCTCTCCAGCGTGAAGCCATCCGACGAGGGCACATATGAATGTCGCGTCATCGACTTCAGCGGCCCCGTGGCGCAGGACCACCGGGTCCGTGCCTACCTCCAGGTGGAGCCAGAGAGCAGTCAGGGACAGGATGACATTAAACTGCAGGGGCACCGGTCACACTCCCACCCCGAGACAGTGGGCAGGGAATTGAGGAGGAGATCAACTGACAGCACCACTGACTGTAATGAGAGCTGTGTGCTGTAG